A genomic stretch from Hypnocyclicus thermotrophus includes:
- a CDS encoding riboflavin synthase: MFTGLIEEKGKVITLTKSINGYKIKIRAKKIMENIKKGDSIAVNGVCLTVKKFSLNEFEADVMNETLKRSNLKRLKINDEINLEKSLTLNSYLGGHLVTGDVDCEGKIIKIIKDGFAIKYEIELEKRYLKYIVEKGRITVDGASLTVIDNTNRSFTVSIIPHTQDNIILSNKKIGDYVNIETDLIAKHIENLIKNEEKSIEKLLKKF, from the coding sequence ATTTTTACGGGTCTTATAGAAGAAAAAGGAAAGGTAATTACTTTAACAAAATCAATTAATGGATACAAAATAAAAATTAGAGCAAAGAAAATAATGGAAAACATAAAAAAAGGAGATAGTATAGCGGTAAATGGAGTATGTTTAACAGTTAAAAAATTTTCATTAAATGAATTTGAAGCAGATGTGATGAATGAAACATTAAAAAGAAGTAATTTAAAAAGATTAAAGATAAATGATGAGATAAATTTAGAAAAATCTTTAACTCTTAATAGTTATTTAGGTGGTCATTTAGTAACTGGAGATGTTGATTGTGAAGGGAAAATCATAAAAATAATAAAAGATGGATTTGCAATAAAATATGAAATTGAATTAGAGAAAAGATACCTTAAATATATAGTAGAAAAAGGAAGAATAACAGTAGATGGAGCAAGTCTTACAGTAATTGATAATACAAATAGAAGTTTTACAGTATCAATAATTCCTCATACTCAAGATAATATTATTTTATCAAATAAAAAGATAGGAGACTATGTAAATATTGAAACAGATTTAATAGCTAAACATATAGAAAATTTAATTAAAAATGAAGAAAAAAGCATAGAAAAGTTATTAAAAAAATTTTAA
- the ribH gene encoding 6,7-dimethyl-8-ribityllumazine synthase: MRIFEGDFNGENIKIGIICARFNEFITSKLLNGAEDALYRHGITKENIDIAWVPGAFEIPLIAKKISKTGKYDAIITLGAVIRGATPHFEYVCAEVSKGVAQVGLESEIPVIFGVLTTNTIEEAIERAGTKAGNKGFEAGMSAIEMVNLIKNLNF, encoded by the coding sequence ATGAGAATATTTGAAGGGGATTTTAACGGAGAAAATATCAAAATAGGAATTATTTGTGCGAGATTTAATGAGTTTATTACTTCAAAGTTATTAAATGGAGCAGAAGATGCTCTTTATAGACATGGAATAACTAAAGAAAATATTGATATAGCATGGGTACCAGGTGCTTTTGAAATACCATTAATTGCTAAAAAAATATCAAAAACAGGTAAATATGATGCAATTATTACACTTGGAGCTGTAATTAGAGGTGCAACTCCACATTTTGAATATGTATGTGCTGAAGTATCAAAAGGAGTAGCTCAAGTAGGATTAGAAAGTGAAATTCCTGTAATATTTGGTGTACTTACTACAAACACAATAGAAGAAGCAATAGAAAGAGCAGGAACGAAAGCAGGAAATAAAGGATTTGAAGCTGGAATGAGTGCAATAGAAATGGTGAATTTAATAAAAAATTTAAATTTTTAA
- a CDS encoding heavy metal translocating P-type ATPase: MSEKKEYNVIGMTCTACANNIEKRLKKIEGIESANVNFAIEKLNIVFDETKVKQEDIINAVKKGGYNLEEEKKTRNVIIPIEGMTCTACANAIEKRVGKLGGVDNVTVNFATEKAIINYNSDMTRLSDIKSAIKKAGYTPLEIDKTDEIDADKLRKEKEIKILWYKFLTATVFAIPLLYIAMGHMIGLPLLKIINPEINPINFAFIQILLTIPIVIAGNKFYINGFRNLIKREPNMDTLVALGTSAAILYGFYGTFEIMNGKLEFTNNLYFESAGVIVAFILLGKYLETVTKGKTSDAIKKLMGLQPKTALVIKDNEEIEIPIDEVEVGDIIIVKPGEKIPVDGIVVEGHTSVDESMLTGESIPVEKNKGNKVVGASFNKNGTIKFKATKVGKDTVLSQIIRLVEDAQGSKAPIAKMADIISGYFVPIVITIAIVSGLIWYFSGATPVFSLTIFIAVLVIACPCALGLATPTAIMVGTGKGAENGVLFKNGGALELTHKLDTIIFDKTGTITEGKPVVTDIIVTDTYSKEEILSIAASAEKGSEHPLGEAIVKKAEEKNISLKKVDKFIAIPGYGIEVIIENKDIYLGNKKLMIEKDIEIIFEKESNKLATEGKTPMYIAINGKLEGIIAVADTVKPSSKDAIRKLHNLGIKVAMITGDNKKTAEAIAKQVGIDIVLAEVLPQDKANEVKKLQKTGDKVAMVGDGINDAPALAQADVGMAIGSGTDVAMESADVVLMKSDLEDVVTAIELSKATIKNIKQNLFWAFGYNTLGIPVAAGLLYAFGGPKLNPMIAGAAMAFSSVSVVTNALRLKRFKPSHKR; the protein is encoded by the coding sequence ATGAGCGAAAAAAAAGAATACAATGTTATTGGAATGACTTGTACTGCATGTGCTAATAATATAGAAAAACGCTTGAAAAAAATAGAAGGCATAGAGAGCGCTAATGTAAATTTTGCTATAGAAAAATTAAATATAGTTTTTGATGAAACTAAAGTAAAACAAGAAGATATAATAAATGCTGTAAAAAAGGGTGGTTATAATCTTGAAGAAGAGAAAAAAACAAGAAATGTAATAATTCCTATTGAAGGAATGACTTGTACTGCATGTGCTAATGCAATTGAGAAAAGAGTAGGAAAATTAGGAGGAGTAGATAACGTAACTGTAAATTTTGCTACAGAAAAAGCTATAATTAATTATAATAGTGATATGACAAGATTATCTGATATAAAATCAGCAATAAAAAAAGCGGGTTATACACCACTTGAAATAGATAAAACTGATGAAATAGATGCGGATAAACTAAGAAAAGAAAAAGAAATAAAAATATTATGGTATAAATTTTTAACTGCTACAGTATTTGCAATTCCATTATTGTATATAGCAATGGGACATATGATAGGGCTTCCATTACTAAAAATAATTAATCCAGAAATAAATCCTATAAATTTTGCATTTATACAAATCCTACTAACAATACCAATAGTCATAGCTGGTAATAAATTTTATATTAACGGGTTTAGAAATTTAATAAAAAGAGAACCAAATATGGATACACTTGTTGCTTTAGGTACATCAGCAGCGATACTTTATGGTTTTTATGGAACTTTTGAAATAATGAACGGTAAATTAGAATTTACAAATAATTTATATTTTGAAAGTGCTGGAGTAATTGTTGCATTTATACTTCTTGGAAAATATCTAGAAACTGTAACAAAGGGAAAAACATCTGATGCAATAAAGAAATTAATGGGATTACAACCTAAAACTGCTCTTGTAATAAAAGATAATGAAGAAATTGAAATACCTATAGATGAAGTAGAAGTTGGAGATATAATAATAGTAAAACCAGGAGAAAAAATACCTGTAGATGGTATAGTGGTAGAAGGACATACATCTGTTGATGAATCTATGTTAACTGGAGAAAGCATACCGGTAGAAAAAAATAAAGGTAATAAAGTAGTAGGAGCTTCTTTTAATAAAAATGGAACTATTAAATTTAAAGCTACAAAAGTAGGAAAAGATACTGTATTATCACAAATAATAAGACTTGTTGAAGATGCACAAGGTTCTAAGGCGCCAATAGCTAAAATGGCAGATATCATATCAGGATATTTTGTACCCATTGTTATTACTATAGCTATAGTATCAGGATTAATATGGTATTTTAGTGGAGCAACACCAGTATTTTCATTAACTATATTTATAGCCGTACTTGTAATAGCATGTCCTTGTGCATTAGGGTTAGCTACTCCAACAGCTATAATGGTAGGAACTGGAAAAGGTGCGGAAAATGGAGTGTTATTTAAAAATGGGGGAGCGTTAGAGCTAACACATAAATTAGATACAATAATATTTGATAAAACAGGAACAATAACAGAAGGAAAACCAGTAGTAACAGATATAATTGTTACAGATACTTATTCCAAAGAAGAAATATTATCTATCGCTGCATCAGCTGAAAAAGGATCAGAGCATCCTTTAGGAGAAGCAATAGTAAAAAAAGCAGAAGAAAAAAATATTTCACTAAAAAAAGTTGATAAATTTATAGCTATACCTGGTTATGGTATAGAAGTAATTATAGAAAATAAAGATATCTATTTAGGAAATAAAAAATTAATGATTGAAAAAGATATAGAAATAATTTTTGAAAAAGAATCTAATAAATTAGCTACAGAGGGAAAAACTCCTATGTATATAGCTATTAATGGAAAACTTGAAGGAATAATAGCGGTAGCTGATACAGTTAAACCCTCTAGTAAAGATGCTATAAGAAAATTACATAATTTAGGCATAAAAGTAGCTATGATAACAGGCGATAATAAAAAAACAGCTGAAGCAATAGCAAAACAAGTAGGAATAGATATAGTATTAGCTGAAGTATTACCACAAGATAAAGCAAATGAAGTAAAAAAACTTCAAAAAACAGGTGATAAAGTAGCTATGGTTGGTGATGGAATAAATGATGCCCCAGCTTTAGCACAAGCAGATGTAGGAATGGCAATAGGTAGCGGTACTGATGTAGCTATGGAATCTGCAGATGTAGTACTTATGAAAAGTGACCTTGAAGACGTAGTAACAGCAATAGAGCTTAGTAAAGCTACAATAAAAAATATAAAACAAAATTTATTTTGGGCTTTTGGTTATAATACATTAGGAATTCCGGTAGCTGCTGGATTATTATACGCCTTTGGTGGTCCTAAACTAAATCCTATGATAGCAGGAGCTGCAATGGCGTTTAGTTCTGTATCAGTAGTAACAAATGCATTAAGATTAAAGAGATTTAAGCCATCCCATAAAAGATAA
- a CDS encoding nitroreductase family protein: protein MEFLNLLYKRRSIRKYKEEEIKQEELNKIIEAALLSPSSRNKKSWNFMVIRNKEIIEKLALSKERGSELIKESNVIIVVLGDSSISDVWIEDCSIASIIIQLEAENLGIGSCWIQVRNRYHNKEKNITSEEYIKGILKIKEEEVRVESVIALGYKNEYKKEYKKEDLNYEKVKFL from the coding sequence ATGGAATTTTTAAATCTTTTATATAAAAGAAGAAGTATTAGAAAATATAAAGAAGAAGAGATTAAGCAAGAAGAGTTAAATAAAATTATAGAAGCAGCATTGTTATCACCAAGTTCGAGAAATAAAAAATCCTGGAATTTTATGGTAATAAGAAACAAAGAAATAATAGAGAAATTAGCATTATCAAAAGAAAGAGGATCGGAATTAATAAAAGAATCAAATGTTATAATCGTTGTACTAGGAGATAGTTCAATAAGTGATGTATGGATAGAAGATTGTAGTATTGCATCTATAATAATACAATTAGAGGCAGAAAATTTAGGGATCGGATCTTGTTGGATCCAAGTAAGAAATAGATATCATAATAAAGAAAAAAATATTACTTCAGAAGAATATATAAAAGGGATATTAAAAATAAAAGAAGAAGAAGTTAGAGTGGAGTCAGTAATAGCATTAGGATATAAGAATGAATATAAAAAAGAATATAAAAAAGAAGATTTAAATTACGAAAAAGTAAAATTTTTATAG
- the ribB gene encoding 3,4-dihydroxy-2-butanone-4-phosphate synthase, with protein sequence MSEYKKTLINKIETALEDLRNGKMIIVSDNEDRENEGDIVLAAEKVTHENINFILKEARGLICVPMTEERALKLGLDIMVKNNTDEHGTNFTISVDSKRTTTGISVEERKRTIKDLSKEELTKEDFKKPGHIFPLIAKKNGLLERKGHTEAAVDLLKLSGLTPVGVICEILKADGTMARREDLIKFSKKHNLTYITIEEILEYIKLKNDLVEEVVSTKLPTKYGDFNITAFSNKIDEKEHIIIHKGEIYNQENILMRIHSECFTGDILGSLKCDCGSQLEKAMKKINEEGRGIIFYLRQEGRNIGLYNKLKAYKLQEEGYDTVEANRKLGFLSDERDYFYVIQVLKKLNISSVKLMTNNPSKINFLERYGIKVTRKNIEIECNEINYSYLKVKKEKMNHILEKI encoded by the coding sequence ATGAGTGAATATAAAAAAACTTTAATTAATAAAATAGAAACAGCATTGGAAGATTTAAGAAATGGTAAAATGATAATTGTATCAGATAATGAAGATAGAGAAAATGAAGGGGATATAGTATTAGCAGCAGAAAAAGTCACACATGAAAATATAAATTTTATTTTAAAAGAGGCTAGAGGCCTTATATGCGTGCCAATGACAGAAGAGAGAGCTTTAAAGTTAGGATTAGATATTATGGTGAAAAATAATACTGATGAACATGGAACAAATTTTACGATATCAGTAGATTCAAAAAGAACAACAACAGGAATATCAGTAGAAGAAAGAAAGAGAACAATAAAAGATTTATCGAAAGAAGAATTAACGAAAGAAGATTTCAAAAAACCAGGGCATATATTTCCGTTAATAGCTAAAAAAAATGGTCTATTAGAAAGAAAAGGACATACAGAAGCAGCAGTAGATCTTTTGAAGCTATCCGGCTTAACCCCAGTAGGAGTTATTTGTGAAATCTTAAAAGCGGACGGAACAATGGCAAGAAGAGAAGATTTAATAAAATTTTCGAAAAAACATAATCTAACCTATATAACAATAGAAGAAATATTAGAATATATAAAACTAAAAAATGATTTAGTTGAAGAAGTAGTAAGCACAAAACTCCCAACAAAATACGGTGATTTTAATATTACAGCATTTAGTAATAAAATAGATGAAAAAGAACATATTATTATACACAAAGGAGAAATATATAATCAAGAAAATATTTTGATGAGAATTCATTCGGAATGTTTCACAGGAGATATATTAGGTTCATTAAAATGTGATTGTGGATCGCAGCTTGAAAAAGCAATGAAAAAAATAAATGAAGAGGGTAGAGGTATAATATTTTATTTACGTCAAGAAGGAAGAAATATAGGATTGTATAATAAATTAAAAGCGTATAAGCTCCAAGAAGAAGGGTATGATACAGTAGAAGCTAATAGAAAACTTGGATTTTTATCTGATGAAAGGGATTATTTTTATGTAATCCAAGTATTAAAAAAATTAAATATTTCTTCTGTAAAATTAATGACAAATAATCCATCTAAAATAAATTTTTTAGAAAGATATGGTATAAAAGTAACTAGAAAAAATATAGAAATAGAATGTAATGAGATAAATTATAGTTATTTAAAAGTAAAAAAAGAAAAAATGAATCATATATTAGAAAAAATATAA
- the ribD gene encoding bifunctional diaminohydroxyphosphoribosylaminopyrimidine deaminase/5-amino-6-(5-phosphoribosylamino)uracil reductase RibD, which yields MQENKIHEKYMKLALELAKKGEGAVNPNPLVGALVVKNNQIIGKGYHKYFGGPHAEVYALNEAGDNAKGADIYVTLEPCSHYGKTPPCVKKIIEHNIKRCFIAIKDPNPLVSGRGIKLLQKSGIEVKIGILENEGKEINRVFFKYIKEKLPYIHIKIATTLDGKIATKTGDSKWITNEKSRKYVHYLRNKYMGILVGINTVKKDNPNLNVRNDSLKNHRDPFRIILDPSLKIDKKLNIIKNNNDEKTILITQIKNKKEKQDFIEELSNKYKIKFIFLNEEKFKFKDIFKEIYNFGIDSILVEGGGFVLSNLFKEKELIDEGSIFIAPKILGDKDALSFITGFEISKIKNSIQLENVSFKNFDNDICLEFKRGE from the coding sequence ATGCAAGAAAATAAAATTCATGAAAAATATATGAAATTAGCTTTAGAACTTGCTAAAAAAGGAGAGGGAGCCGTTAATCCCAATCCTTTAGTAGGAGCCCTTGTTGTAAAAAATAACCAAATTATAGGGAAAGGTTATCATAAATATTTTGGTGGACCTCATGCTGAAGTATATGCATTAAATGAAGCTGGGGATAATGCGAAAGGAGCAGATATATATGTAACATTAGAGCCTTGTAGTCATTATGGAAAAACACCACCATGTGTAAAAAAAATAATAGAACATAATATTAAAAGATGTTTTATTGCAATAAAAGATCCCAATCCACTTGTGAGTGGAAGAGGAATAAAATTATTACAAAAAAGTGGAATAGAAGTAAAAATAGGGATATTAGAAAATGAGGGAAAAGAGATAAATAGAGTATTTTTTAAATATATTAAAGAAAAATTACCGTATATACACATAAAAATAGCTACTACATTAGATGGAAAAATTGCAACAAAAACGGGAGATTCAAAATGGATAACAAATGAAAAATCTAGAAAATATGTACATTATTTAAGAAATAAATATATGGGGATTTTAGTAGGGATAAATACTGTTAAAAAAGATAATCCAAATCTAAATGTAAGAAATGATAGTCTTAAAAATCATAGAGATCCTTTTAGAATTATTCTTGATCCAAGTTTAAAAATAGATAAAAAATTAAATATTATAAAAAATAATAATGATGAAAAAACAATTTTAATTACTCAAATTAAAAATAAAAAAGAAAAACAAGATTTTATAGAGGAATTATCAAATAAATATAAAATTAAATTTATATTTTTAAATGAAGAAAAATTTAAATTTAAAGATATTTTTAAAGAAATATATAATTTTGGAATAGATTCGATACTTGTAGAGGGCGGAGGGTTTGTTCTATCAAATTTATTTAAGGAAAAAGAATTAATAGATGAAGGGAGTATATTTATTGCACCTAAAATTTTAGGGGATAAAGATGCATTATCATTTATAACGGGATTTGAGATATCTAAAATAAAAAATTCTATTCAATTAGAAAATGTATCATTTAAAAATTTTGACAATGATATCTGTTTAGAATTTAAAAGAGGTGAGTAA